The sequence below is a genomic window from Mytilus edulis chromosome 2, xbMytEdul2.2, whole genome shotgun sequence.
cataaatctaaaacaaactgacaacgccatggctaaaaatgaaaaagacaaacagaaaaacaatagtacacatgacacaacatagaaaactaaagaataaacaacacgaaccccaccaaaaactgggggtgatctcaggtgctccggaagggtaagcagatcctgctccacatgtggcacccgtcgtgttgcttatgtgattacaaatccggtaaatagtctaattcggtaggtcacattcatgaaagggaaggggattgtagttacgacgtaaggaacatatccgatatcatttgtgaaacggttattccataacggtcaactcgtgatggcgtccgtaaaatttacgaagggatgatttcaacttcaccacttggaactcttggtttaatagcttccttgtgagcagtaaccctctatcaagaaaatcatgataggaaatgcaagcacgggaatatcgtatcaattgggagatatataccccgtatgcaggtgctgctggaatgttgctacttagaaatggaaagttcacaattggaaagctgaaatcatcccttttgtcgtaaagttttgttttcaaccgaccctcattgtcaatttctagatgtaagtcaagatatgaagccgacttaactgtatctgtagtatcctttatctccaattcgatgggatagatgcgttccacatagtcaccaaattttgaattgtttactgaaagaacgtcatctatatagcggaaagtagagttaaaggatattgctaacttcttgtaaTGTTTTCAACCTACAAATCAAACTCCACGGATAAAATTGAATTGAACCTTTTGTTTCGATACTGTGTACCACGATAAAATTTTCATATTGTCTAAATCGAAAGTTAAAGCAGAGAAAGCAgccataaaataaataaaataatcttgttgaacttaattattttttttcataaaaaaatgaggaaaaatgCCTGAGGTAGTTTAAACCTtagtttcaaaatttcaaaattggtATCGACCCAGTTCTGTAAAAAATTGAAACCGTGGTCAACAACCAATGACCTCTTAGAGAGTAAATTAGTATGTACACAAGTTACTTTACTAGTGCTACcgttcaaaattgaaaaattgactTGACCGATCTTAGTTTATGGAATTTAAATTATAGGCATCTAATAATATTCTTAAAGAACggatataatttaaaatttaaaagtatgGTATTTTATTTGCTGTTTTATATACACTACAAAGAAGCGGTTGATACCAATAAGAATTCATATCAAGTCGAAGTGAAACCGacaaaaacatgacaaaataactatttaaaataaacagCAGGTTTGAGTGCCAAATTATAGAGAATTCACACCCTTTTCCAAATTTTGCTCCTCAAATTGTTTGCTCCTCAAAATTTGGTCGATATAAAATGAACTCGAGCATCACAGAATAAATATCatttgtcaaaatgcgcatcttgTGCATTACAATTGGTACCGTTTACTTTAATATTTTCTACATAGGCATGTTCtatcaaaattaaacatttaaataactttttaaataattgtacCTGCTCTgttatcaaaattatatatttgtcCCTCAACCCTGACTTTAGTTGATTCTGCATCATCCTTTAACACAGTAACAACAGGCATTATGCTATATAGTGTCCTTTATGTGTTAGATGGTGTATcataaatatacataaatgtaACGTTCTACTTAATACACCTTTTCtatttatttacatacatgtacctaaATATTGTAGATAGTACATCAATAAGGCCACACTAATTTAAATCTTAAATCAAGACCATGTTCTGTACCTGAGATAATTGTAAAGTTGTAGTGAAATCATATTGGATGGCAGTTAAAAATATAGAATTTTCAATTCTGTTGCTCGAGTCAAATTGAAGATTTCGTGACACAGATACAAAATTAACTGTATTTAGTCCGAATGGATTCGCTAAATCTTACTACCTAAGTATGCACTGTAAAAGTTTTGGAAGCTGTTTTTCGTTTTCTGAAGATCTCTCAACACACAGATCCCCAAAGATGAATATTACGCATCTATAAATTGTTAAGTTTGTACGTCTTTGGTATTTATGTGCCCCTTTTTGTGTAAATTTAAActtgttttattttagaaattatatTACCATTGCCTTATAAATGTATACTATTTCCATTAGACGTACAAAGGATAGAGGCGAAACTATTCATTATACATACATACCGTTTTGACCATTCACTAAAGTGATGCCCGTTGTTACAGTGTTGCAAGATGATGCTGACACCACCACAGTTATGGTTGAGGGACAAATGTATAATTTTGACGATAGAACAGGTAGGAAATACTCGTGTACTTTTCTTTTATTTGAGCTAGATTAAAGCTATGACAAGGGAAACTCACTTACCAGATATTGACCACCAgatatatcatttaaatatttatttaaaaataagcataattacaaataattttttttattttttacacattttgatcagtcatttcaaattaaatttgtGGAATAAATTAAAGCAAATTAAACCTTAAAGGGGTATATTTTCCCATTCCTCCTTAATACTTTTATCACAGATAGACTAATAGTATTCAATCTTTGCTTAATTACAGGGTTTTGGTCGCCATGGTCGGTATCAGATTTTGTTTCAAGCGGATTATCTATTGGAAAAATCTCATTGAGTATGAACTTTGAAATTGCAGAGAAGGAAAATACACTCTTTTTTCAGAAGCGTCAAATTTTGAGGTTTAACAAGCCGATTTTTACTTATCCtcaatcaaaatataaattacaCATAAGTCATCAAATAGAACCAGGAGAAGATGGAGGGAAGTCGTATGTATGGAATACAGTTATAAAAGATGCCGAGACACATACGGTTTTGCTTGAAAGAGCCGCAAAACTTGTTACCGCAGACAAATTTTTACGTAAACCAATTGAACTTCCAAAGTGGTTTAGGCATAAGTATAGTGCTCCAAAATTGAATAGATTGAATAATTTACCAGATGGTTTGCGATCTAAATCCGTTCCTGTAGAATTTCCAAATGATTGTTACCAATGGAGAACAAAAATAAGATACAGCGATCTTGATGGGTATATGCACACCCACCAATCTGTGTATACCAAACTATGTCTTGATGCGATAACCAGTGCTGCTTTAGGTGGTAAGCTTCAGCACTTCATTACCGATATATGTTTCTATCCTATAGAATATGTAGATATTACATTTATAGGGGAAAGTGTTGCTGAGGATGAACTTTTGATAAGCATATTACAGAGTCGAGATGATGGTTCGATCCTTCACTGTTTGATGGAAAAGGACAAAAAGTCTATCGCCTACTTAAAACTTAAAATAGGACTGACTACACtctcaaaatcaaaatattagtGGTGTGAAGTTATGATACTCAGTGCAATAGAAtaacatgttttatatttcaaatgttgTCATTAGattgaaatatgtatttgttaCGTTGCATAAATTATGTGTCTTTGAATGTAAATGTAACCGTAGCATTAAATTTATCCACTACTATCAGAATATTGTCAGTTGAATGAGTCCAATGGTCTTGTCATGTCTCTAACTGAGAAGGTCAATGGCAATGagttcaatttgtattcattactgagaaaatattttaaaacaatttgataACACACTATCATTTTCGGTTGTGTTGAAATTATTACGCTATTGCTACAACAATTAGCATTCCCTTCTTATCAATCTAAAATATTTTCAGGACAAATAGGTTATCAAATTTCTTTACAAGTTTTATATTCTTTCAaaagaaaatagataaaattaGGAGAAAATCGAAAATTCAATGTTAACAGACAGCACCATGGTCAAACATAAAACAACCGAAAAGGCAAACAACATTTAAGGATACAAAAGTTACAGTCTGCCTGAAATCTTGACTTAAATCTATAAATTTGACAAGAAGGGTCGGATGTAAACACATTgtacgacaaaagaaatgatttcagcttctaAATTGTGAATGTTTCATTTCTTTAAAGCAACATACCAGCATCGCAAGCATACGAAGTATATATCTCCTAGTTAAAACGATAATATAGGGGTTTTATTTCCCATCATGGTTTCCATGTTTGAGGGTTTCTGCTCATAAGAAAGCTGTTAAATCAATACTTCCAAGTAGTAAAATTGGAATCATTCTTCGTTAgtttaacggacgccatcacgagttggttgaccgttacggaatattcgtttcacagatgataacggTTATGTTCCTAATGTATTCACTATTATCCTGTCTCCTTTTCCTGAATGTGACTATCGAATTaaacttattaccgggtttgtacttacatgaggtagcaatacacagttagaagttaagtttcgcattat
It includes:
- the LOC139511447 gene encoding uncharacterized protein, producing the protein MPVVTVLQDDADTTTVMVEGQMYNFDDRTGFWSPWSVSDFVSSGLSIGKISLSMNFEIAEKENTLFFQKRQILRFNKPIFTYPQSKYKLHISHQIEPGEDGGKSYVWNTVIKDAETHTVLLERAAKLVTADKFLRKPIELPKWFRHKYSAPKLNRLNNLPDGLRSKSVPVEFPNDCYQWRTKIRYSDLDGYMHTHQSVYTKLCLDAITSAALGGKLQHFITDICFYPIEYVDITFIGESVAEDELLISILQSRDDGSILHCLMEKDKKSIAYLKLKIGLTTLSKSKY